A section of the Amblyomma americanum isolate KBUSLIRL-KWMA chromosome 2, ASM5285725v1, whole genome shotgun sequence genome encodes:
- the LOC144119984 gene encoding neprilysin-2-like yields MDGQESTLLMVPRSFCSTSGPFWKLVVIVVAICMLASLLLMSAYSIPGLHDLETPTDTGKVVTAELQLKAQLRPQALWTFKPRPLNYSLSRENNCSSKVCVWNTEYLRHLGEQNNLPCDDFYEHVCGAIKLNWHKYKPMNLSYAELSTRQLMSEFDLFFARFLDLKKEPSNRINDNFLLQANWLYEMCRARPNSKDEKATLKAFATVLDTLHISDWPYKKFAGNVLTAVSNGDRRLMLQTLFRVNVLGLKKRGRKPQMSLTKPVTYVRRYVTSAVRRNSMKQYEEIVVRALSTYRKSPFISQLAHEILMLEEALENASNFQTSSEDFAVKRFSTVKALRGNKQWDWRRYFRVLLEAKDAVADSVLVFVEDPVFFAAFASLFYRHRPTAIANYVGFKAIVTLWPYMPQTFEFLGNLTTYAYSAHVDKRLVACTAILEKMYRYGVGIAAKLAISREFANVYRKQRDEQFATLFEETRSILKRLLQSGASWFDSKDIRRAQRKLENMTLAFGTEHDFIDYERYRKTESLFVASNGTVVDAVVKVLSYSSAVYWNAFANDSEGSAAYDNAYAMSVFEWGSEYQPTNNHIFIPNAVVGYLSEISNSIPFQLYAAVLQPVVRAMLRAIIRSNSVIDDHMRRQQWWRVESVRSYERTSECLRRQYDAAAGAGYNTLLKRQMATTLSRLEEDFLDSAILWPLYKLYDAAVQKHNWSNEYYTLRRKRVTANQLFFFNYALAYCEEPNSMSSTRQPSLALTLPKWRVNVPLRNFPPFRQAFSCNENQSQIKYCEVWKVARLFNV; encoded by the exons GTGGTGACCGCTGAGTTGCAGTTGAAAGCACAGTTGCGACCGCAGGCATTGTGGACCTTCAAGCCCCGCCCCCTGAACTACTCGCTCAGCCGGGAGAACAACTGTTCATCGAAGGTGTGCGTTTGGAACACCGAGTACCTTCGTCACTTGGGAGAACAGAACAACTTGCCCTGCGATGACTTCTACGAGCACGTCTGTGGAGCCATCAA GCTGAACTGGCACAAGTATAAACCGATGAATCTCTCCTACGCTGAGCTAAGTACCCGTCAGCTGATGTCAGAGTTCGACCTTTTCTTCGCTCGATTCCTGGACCTAAAGAAAGAGCCTTCCAATAGAATCAATGACAACTTTCTCCTCCAGGCAAACTGGTTATACGAAATGTGCAGAGCACGTCCTAATTCGAAGGACGAGAAAGCCACTCTGAAAGCCTTTGCGACAGTTTTGGATACACTACACATTAGCGATTGGCCGTACAAGAAATTTGCTGGCAACGTTTTGACTGCCGTGTCCAATGGGGACCGACGCCTGATGCTGCAGACATTGTTCAGAGTGAACGTTTTGGGCTTAAAAAAGAGAGGCAGAAAACCACAGATGTCGCTTACAAAGCCAGTAACATACGTGAGGCGTTACGTCACCAGCGCTGTTAGAAGAAACAGCATGAAACAGTATGAGGAAATTGTAGTCAGAGCTTTGAGCACGTATCGGAAGTCTCCATTTATATCACAGTTGGCGCATGAAATATTGATGCTCGAAGAAGCTCTAGAAAACGCGAGCAATTTCCAGACATCATCCGAAGATTTCGCGGTTAAACGGTTCTCCACCGTCAAGGCGTTGCGAGGCAACAAGCAATGGGACTGGCGGCGTTACTTCAGAGTTTTATTAGAAGCTAAGGACGCAGTCGCAGATTCTGTTCTTGTCTTCGTTGAGGACCCCGTGTTCTTCGCAGCGTTTGCGTCGTTATTCTACAGACACCGTCCGACTGCCATTGCGAATTACGTCGGCTTCAAGGCGATAGTCACGCTGTGGCCGTACATGCCCCAAACGTTCGAATTCCTCGGGAATTTAACCACATATGCATACAGTGCGCACGTGGATAAGCGTCTTGTTGCCTGCACAGCGATCCTGGAAAAAATGTACCGTTACGGCGTAGGCATTGCTGCAAAGCTTGCGATCAGTCGCGAGTTCGCCAACGTCTACCGGAAGCAACGAGACGAACAGTTTGCCACGTTATTCGAAGAGACACGTAGCATTTTGAAACGCCTGTTGCAGTCCGGCGCTTCGTGGTTTGACTCCAAGGATATCCGGCGTGCTCAGCGCAAACTGGAAAACATGACGCTCGCTTTCGGAACGGAGCACGACTTCATCGACTACGAAAGATACAGAAAGACTGAAAGTTTATTCGTCGCTTCTAACGGAACCGTTGTGGATGCCGTTGTCAAAGTGCTATCCTACTCATCGGCAGTATATTGGAACGCCTTCGCCAACGATAGCGAGGGGTCTGCAGCGTACGACAATGCTTACGCTATGTCCGTCTTCGAGTGGGGCAGCGAGTACCAGCCGACAAACAACCACATCTTCATTCCGAACGCGGTCGTGGGTTACCTGAGCGAGATTTCGAACAGTATTCCCTTCCAACTGTACGCCGCAGTTCTTCAGCCCGTTGTACGGGCCATGTTGCGGGCAATCATCAGGAGCAACTCCGTCATCGATGATCACATGAGGCGTCAACAGTGGTGGCGCGTCGAGTCGGTACGTTCATATGAGAGAACATCTGAATGTCTGCGGCGCCAGTACGATGCAGCGGCGGGTGCCGGTTACAATACACTCCTTAAAAGGCAAATGGCCACCACGCTGTCCCGTCTCGAGGAAGACTTCTTGGACAGTGCCATCCTGTGGCCGCTCTATAAGCTGTACGACGCCGCAGTCCAGAAGCACAACTGGTCCAACGAGTACTACACTCTGCGACGTAAACGTGTTACGGCAAACCAACTGTTTTTCTTCAACTATGCATTGGCGTACTGCGAGGAACCGAACAGTATGTCCAGCACAAGGCAGCCTAGCTTGGCGCTAACTCTGCCGAAATGGAGAGTTAACGTGCCTCTGAGAAATTTTCCCCCATTCCGGCAAGCGTTTTCTTGCAATGAAAACCAATCACAAATCAAGTATTGTGAAGTTTGGAAAGTGGCGCGCTTGTTTAATGTGTAG